The genomic window TGACGATCTCCAAGTTGATCATTTCCAAGTACAACATCATTTATGGCGGCGGCGTGTAAACCAGATTTCTTTGTTATCTTATTATTAAAAGAGTATGATATATATCCAATAGAACCATAATTTGCAGAAACACCCTGAACCATTAAATTATTAGAATTTGCTACATTTGCTTTTTGCAAATTATTTGCCTTTGTTAATTCGGAAAATGCATCACGTGTTCCACTTCCCGATTCTCTTGTATAAGTAATAAAACTTGTAGACGTATCTGGGACATTAATACTTTTAAGTTCATGTTTTTGTTGTATTTTATGAGCAAGAACTTCTCAGGACATGTCTCCTTTATAAATTTTTGATAATCAATCCGTATCTGAATCGGATTTAGTATAAAAGCTTAAATAGTTATCTAATTGGCTATCTCACCATTTGGGGGCTTTATATATTATTAAAAGTGCGTCTTTACCAAAAGAAATGGAAATAGACTCATTAGGTTTTGGATTTTTAACTAGGTCACTGACATTACTTGTTCTTTTAATAGATTTTGGAGTTCTACCCCCAAAATCTTCAGATGTTAATTCCTTAGAAACAAATCCGGCAGAAATTGATTTATTTTCATACCCATTTATACCCGCTTGGCTACCCAAAGATGAATAAATGACTTCGCCTTTAGAATAGTTATTTGTAATAGCCTGCATTAATTCATTACAACTAGTGCTGCCCCCTATCATTATATATGAACTTTTCACTGTAAATGATCATATTCATAGGGCGATAAATAATATTAACATAAAAATTGACGAATAACCTAAAGATTTTTTCATAATTTTTCTTTATATTTCTTCCTTCACTGAATGTTTTCTAGCTTCAACTAAATTTATCTTAACAATATTGGTTACTCCGGGAACCTCCATTGTTGCTCCGAAAAGTGAATCACAATTTTCCATAGTTCCTTGGCGATGAGTAACAACAATAAATTGAGTATATTCATTGAATGTTTTAATATACTTGGCAAATCTTTCAACATTGAGAATATCAAGCGGGGCTTCAACTTCATCTAAAATTACAAGCGGAATGGGTCTAACTTTTAGTATTGAGAATAGAGTTGCAAGTGCAACTAATGATTTTTCACCACCACTAAGTAAATTTAAATTTTGAATATTTTTACCTGGTGGCTTAACAATAATATCAATACCTGTACCTATTATATCATTTTCATCTGTAAAAACAATACTAGCAGTTCCTCCACCAAAAAAACTTGAAAATACTGTTGGTAAAACATTATTGATATCCTTAATAGTTTTTTCAAATTGATAAGTCATTTCTCCGTCAAGTGAAGTTATTGCTTCTTCAATTTTTTTAATAGAATCAGATACGTCGTTTAGTTCCTTTAAGATAAAATCATAATCTTTTTTCTCTTTTTCATAAAGTTCAATCGCTTCATAATCAATACCCCCGAGTTTAAATATGCTAGACCTCATTTGACTAACAAAAAATTCATCATATTCTATATGGCCTTTAATTTCAGATATATACTCTTGTGCAGATTCAATTGTCATTTGATAATTTCTCATCAACAACTCAGAGTTATTCTCAACCGCTCTTTTATAGCTTTTCATTTTTTCATTCAATGATATAGTTTTTTCATTTAAAACTGAATTGTTTTGATAGTACATATTCAATTCCTCTTCTTGTGAAATCTTTTCAAGCTCATTTGATTTAACAAGATTTGAATAAATATTATATTTTTGTTCTAAAGCTTCTTTATCTGCTTCCAAATTTGCCAATGTTATAGATAGTGTATTTTTTTCATCTGGAGTATCTAATGAGGTTTTTCCACTTATAAAATCTCTGATATCAATCTGTTTTATAGCATAAAACGATGAACTAGCGGCTTCCATATTTTTAAGATAATTAGATTTATTTGCATTTCAGTGAGCTATAGTTGAATTAAATGATGTCATTGAAGATTCAACTTTTGAAATTCCTTTTAAAAGTTTAGTGTTTGACTCTTCCAACTCAGTTATTTCATTTGAAGTTTTTTCAATTTCTTTTTTAATTTTTTCAATTTCATTTGAATGGTCAATTATATTATCAAATCTTCTTCTTTTTTTTGAACCTCCATTAATTGCCCCATATGGAAGGATATGCTCACCTGTAAGAGTAACAATATGAAATTTGTTATATATTTTGGATAATTCATCTGCTGATGCAAAATCTTTCATAACTATCCCGTTTGCAAGAAGGTTGTCTGCAACAATTTTATATTTTTTATCTGTTGTAATTAATTCATTTGCAAAACCAACAAATCCTTTTGCAGACTGAATAACAAAACGGTCTTTATCAGCAATATAGTTAGATTTTAATGTATTTAATGGTAAAAAGGTTGCATGCCCAGCCTTATTTGAAACTAAAAAATCAATAGCAGATTTAGCATTTGATGATGTTTCGACAATAATATTTTGATATGCATTTCTTAATAGTTGTTCAATGGCTAACTTGTGATCATCATTAATCTTAAAAACATCGCTCACAATTCCAACTATTCCTGGTAAATTATTTTTATTCTCCATTACAACTTTTACACCCTCAAATAAATGAGAGCCAGACATTTTTTGATTTAACAAATAATCAATTGATAGTTTTTTTTCAGAAATTAAATTATCCTTATAACGTAATTGAGATATTACTTTTTCTCTAAGATTTTTTAACGTTGTTAATTTTTCTTGTGCTTCTTTTAGTAATTTCTCTTCATTTATAATTGTACTATTTGAAGTATCTAATAATAATTTATTTTCGCGATAATCTCTTAATGAATTTTCAATTATTTTTTCCTCATTATTGTTGGAGTTTTTCTCCATATTAGAAAAATTAAGTGTTGTCAACTTAATTTTGCTTTCAGACATTTTCTGAACAATACTTGTTATTTTTTTTGAGGAGTCAAGCTGCTTTCTTTGATTTTCCCTTATCAATAATTCGATTTTTTTAATTAATTGACGCTTATCAATTATATCTTTTTTTACTTTATTATTTTCCTTTAAAACGAAAGTTAGTTCTTTATTAATCGGTATAATTTGTTCATTAAAATAATCAATTTCTTGGATTGCCTTTGAAACTTCCATTGACTTAAGTTTTTCAAAGTTATTTTTGAATAAAATGGCTCTTTTTGCTTGTGCTTCTAATTTTGGTAAAATTTTTTCTTTTTCATTGATTATATCATTTAACCTTGCGTAATTATCTTTTGCCTTTGTAAGTTCTCGAATGGCTTCATTTTTTCTTTTTTTATAAATTGAAACTCCAGCAGCTTCATCAAAAAATGTTCTTCTTTCATCTGATTTAGATTCAACAAAATTGCTAACAGATCCTTGAGAAATCATCGCTAGACTAGATTTAGTTATTCCTGTTTCTAATGCAATATCTAATATATCTTTTAATCTTACTCTTTGATTATTAATATAATATGCAGATTCATTACTATCTTTGCGATATGTTCTTTTTACTGATACTTCATCATAATCAAGGTTTGAAAATATTTTCTTACTATTGTCAAAAACAAGTGTAACCTCTGCGTAATTTAATGCTGGTTGGTCTTTACTCCCAGCAAATACTATATCTGCATTATTATCACTTCTTAAAGATTTATTTGATTGTTCTCCAAATGCTCATCGAATTGCATCATTAATATTTGATTTTCCAGCTCCATTTGGTCCAACGATACCAATTAGAGGATTTTCAAAATTAATAACGGTGTGATTACCGAACGACTTAAAACCAGTAGCTTCAATTCTTTTTATGAAAATCATATTTCTCCCAACATATTATTATCAAATATCTTATATTTAGATATATATCATATTTATTATACATAAAAAATAAAAATTTTATCATATAAAATCAATAAATACTGAATAAATACTTCCTTATAATTAAAGATTATAAAAGATTTAATTTTTGTAACGCTTCTTTTGCTGCATTTTTTTCTGCAACTTTCTTACTAGGACCCTCACCCACACCATAAACAACATTATTAATTTGCACCTTAATAACAAAATTGTGTTTATTAGATTCTAAGATCTCATCCTTTTCAAGAACATATTTAACACTATTAATTCCCAACGCTTCTTGTAGAATAGTCTTGTAACTAACAGCATTATTTAATGCTGTTTTTTTATCATATTCATACCTAATAAGTGTATTTTTAATAAAATCTTCAGCTTTTCTATAACCAAAAGCGATAAAAATAGCACCAACTGTTGACTCATAAATATCTGCACATAATTTTTCTTTTAGAGCTCCATTATCACGAATTTCAGAAACTGATAAAAAAACACAAGTGTTCAATTCCAATCTAATTGAAATACTCGCCAATGTTTCTGTTTTTACTAATTTTGCTCTAATATTGGTTAAATCTCCTTCGGTAGACTCGGTGAACTCATTATAGATAAGATTAGACACAACAAGATCAACAACAGCATCTCCCAAAAATTCTAGCCTCTGATAATTATCTAAATCCTTTTCATATGCATATGAACCATGTGTAATAGCTGATGCAAAAAGTTTTGAGTTTTCCTTAGTCACCTCAATCCCATAATTTTTAAGTATTTTTTTGTATTTCTCTAGGGACATTATTTCTTCTTTCTATTATTTTAAATTTTTTTCAATTTCTGATAATACATTGTTTTTTACAGCTTCATATGTCATTCTTATCGTTGATACAAATGATAAAACATCGCTTGACCCGTGTGATTTAAAAGCTATCCCATTTACTCCAAGCATTATTGCTCCAGCATAATTTTTATAATTAAATTTTGCCTTTATACGTCTAAAAACCATTCAAAATCCGAGAATGTATGTGAACATCACTCACGGGTTCTTTTTCACTCCTTTTTTTATTTCTCGGAGAATATTTTTACCCATTCCTTCAAATGATTTTAGTGCTATATTCCCAGCATAACCATCACATACAATAACATCAACAATGCCAGATGTTATTTCTCTACCCTCAATATTTCCATAAAAATTAATATTTTTATCTTCCTTGATTAATTTATAAGCTTCTCTCAAAAATTCTGGACCTTTTGAAGATTCAACCCCAATATTTAAAAGCCCAACTTTGGGGTTGGCAATGTTATAATTTGTTTTTGCGTAAATTGACGCTATTTTTGCATAGGTGTATAGGTCCTTGCTTGTATTTTCTAAATTTGCACCAACATCTAATAAATGTGTAACTTTATCCTTAATAATTGTTGGTATAATAGGCATGAAACCAGGGCGTGAAACTCCTTTTATTTCTTTTAGAATAAAATGACAACCTGCAACAAAACTTGCAGATGATCCAGCGGTTATCATACCAGATATTTCTTTTTTTTCTAATGTTTCTAACGCTCTTACCATTGATGAATCTTTTTTTCTTCGAATATCAAGCACGCCATCGGTCATTTCAATTACTTGAGTGCAACCGAAAATTTCAATTTGATTCTTATTATATTTATATTTTTTTAATTCTGTTGTTATTGTTTCTATATCACCAAATAAAACAAGACATAAATCTCTATATTTTTTAATACTTTCAATGGCAGCTCTAATAGCAACTTTTGGTCCATTGTCAGAGCCCATTATGTCAAGACCAATTTTATACATCTTGAACACATTAATCTTTATGATATTTAGCTTTATTTTCTTGTTGTCTTTGGCTACCATTTACACAACAGGCACACTCTTTATCAATACAAACTATGCATGAAATACATTTTGCACAGCTTTTGCAGCCAAGAAAAGAACCAGAACAAACTCTGCATGTATAACAATTATGTGCCCCTCCAGGGCAACAAATTCCTTTTTCTTCCATATCTAATCTCCTTTATTTAATTTTATAACAATTTAGTAAAAGTTAATTTTTTTTTAGATAAAAATAGAATAAGTAAAAATATATAATATAAGTTATAAACATGAGCGTTAGAATTAAAAACCTAAAATTTCCGAAATTATATATATACCTAATAAAATTTATATTTTAAATATAAATATACAATTATTTAATTTATAATTATATTTTTTATAAAATAATATTTTACTCTATTCCTATAATAAATGAATATACAGAATGTTGTGTCTCAACAATCTCATACTCAACATCATAGTTATCATCCAATAATTTTCTAAGAATAACAACATCGCTATGTTGTGCATCTGCTCCAACGAATATTGTAATAATTTCAGATTTACTGGTGATAAATTTTGTTAATGATTTCTTAAATATTATATCAATTGAAGGAGCTGAATAGTTAATTTTTTTATTAACAACGGAAAAGTAATTTCCTTCTTTTACTTGTACCCCATCCATATTTGCATCTTTAGCTGCTTTTGCAATTGAAAAGGTTGTCAAATTTTTCATTACTTTATTTAAATTGGTTATATTATTCTTTGGTGATTCACTAGGGTCTAAATTTAAATAAGCAGACATTCCCTCAACAATTGATTTACTTTCAATAATAATAATTTTTGATTTTTTTTCTTCTTTTTTTGCTTGTTGGACTGCTAGAAATATATTAGAATCATTTGGAAAAATATAAACAACTTTTGCATCCACTTTCTCGATTGCCTCTAAAAAGTCTTTAGTTGATGGGTTCATTTTATCACCACCATTAATAGTGTAGTCTATATTTAATTCATTTTTAAAGTAGTCGGCCATTTCTTTGGATCTTGCAACAGCAATTGTTGCAATAGAGTTTTCAAGTTTTCGAACACTTTTCTTTGGAACTGTTGCTTTTTTACCTTTAGAATGAGGATTACCCCCAATAACATGCTTATCAGATTGCAATGTCATATTTTCAACCTTAATTGAATAAAACTCACCAAACTGTTGTAAGTATGTTAGAACTTGACCTGGCAAAGGGGCATGGGTGTGTATTTTCAATATATCATCGTCAATCACTGCTACAATTGACGTATTTTCATATGCTTGTAATGTATTTCTAATTGTATTTATATCTAAACTTAATTGGGCTTTTTCAAGCATAACAATAGCTTCAGTACAATATCCAAATTCACTATCCCCATCTAATATAATATCTAAATTATTCCCAGTATTCTCATCAAGTTTTTTTAATTTTGCTATTATTTTTCTATTTTTTTGATAGTAAATAGCTCCTTCAATAAATTTAACTAAACCAAATCCGCCACTATCAACGACTCCAACCTCCTTCAACATCGGCAGAAGATTAGGCGTATTTTCTAATGACTTATTTGCGGCATCACAAATGCCTTGTAGAACTGTTGTTAAATTTTCTTTTTCAAAGCTGTTAATTGTATCAACGTACTCTGAGGTTTCTCGAATAACAGTTAATATTGTTCCTTCAACCGGTTTCATTACAGCCTTATATGCAAATTCTGTCGCTTTTTTAAATATTAGTTTTAAGATATCTACATTGAATCCAATTGTATCAACATCAGACACCCCAACACTAATCCCTTTTATTATTTGAGAAAAAATAACCCCAGAATTTCCTCTTGCACCCATTATTAAACATCTAGCAAATTTAGATAAAAGTTCTTTTATTGTGCATTCTTTCATATCAATAATCTCATTGTATCCATTTGTACAAGTAAGATTCATATTTGTTCCTGTATCTCCATCAGGAACTGGAAAAACATTAAGTTTATCAATCTGGGGATAATAATTATACAAATTATTTACACCACTTACTAACATATTTTTTACTATAAGAAAATTAGATTTCATTAACATTGCCTTCCATTATTATATTTATTAATTTTTATAAATAATATTATAAAGTTGGTTCAAAAAAGAACTACTCATTAATAATATCATCAACCACCAGATCTACAATATAGCTTCGAGTGTATTCTGATGCTTTTTCAAGCTCAAATTTTATTCTATATTGAACTTCTCTTAATACATTTTTCATATTAAAACCATTTAGTAAAATTAGATGAATCATTAAATGATTATTGTCATTTTTAACATTAAATTCAACAGATCTAACAACATCTTTTGTTGATAGTTCATCCTTAGGAGTAGCTTTATAATCTGCAAACCCTTTTACACCGGGTATTAAATATACAGTATTTTTAATAATTGTTAATATTTTTTCATCATCCATATTTTCATTATCCCTATATTTATTTTTATATATAATTAATTATACACTATTTTAAATATGTTTTCAATAGTATTCAGTTCAAGAAGGGTATTAACACCGCATAAAGAAAGTGTTCCCCATTATGTAAAAGGAGCCAGAATATAAGATAAATGCATTAATGGATATAAATTTGGGCATAATGAATTGCAAACTAAAAATGTACAAATAGTTCGATTATATTGCCTATTTACAAAAAAATTCTCCTGATAATCATTATGATTAAAGTATGAAGAAATTTAGAGATATAATAAAATATAAGTATAATTTTTTTTTAGTTGTTAAAAATATATTTATATTACCTAAAATTTACAAGCGTTCGAAAATTGGGGTTAAAAAGTGGCTAGACTATTGCTTTAATTATCAGCGCATTGGTGTTGATAAAAATAATATAGATATTAATTCACTTGATTATTTTTATAATGATTGAAAAAATATTAAAAATATAGTATCAAAACCGGTCTTTAATAGAGAAAACATTGATGAAATCATAATTAAAGGAGAACTGGGAAATATTAGTGCAATTATTGGTCTTAATGAAAATACAACAAAATGGGTTATTGGTCTTCATGGTTGAACTGAAAATAAATACTTAGGGTTAAGATTGCTAAATGATTTTTATAAAAAAGGTTATAATATCTTGTCATTTGATAGTTTTGCTCATGGATTAACATATGGTAACAAAACAGATATCGGGTACTCAACAGTTAAAATCTTAGATAATATAATCAAATACATTAAAGATAAATTTTTTGCTTCTTCGATTGGACTGATTGGAAATAGTATGGGAGCATCGACCGCTATCTTGTATATCCAAAATGGGTTAGAAAGAAAAAATATTAATTGAGTCGTTGCAGATTGTGGATTTGCAGATCTCTTGATTCAAATGCGATACAAAATACAAGAAAATGAAGAAACAAATTGGCCCTTAATATCTATTGGTCTTTGTAATAAATTTAAAAAAGAAACTAACACAAATATAAAAAAATATTCACTTATAAAGAAAATGAAGAAAATAAGTAAGGTACCAATATTATTTATTCATCCATTGGGAGACACATTTATAAATTATGAACATAGTCTTTGGATGTATAATTGTAAAATAAAATACGAAAAACAAATTGAGAGTAAAATTTGAATGCCGTTAGGTTCAGAGCATGTCCTCGCCATATCAACATATCAAAATCAATATTTTAAAAAAATAGAGGAATTTATAGATAAATTTTAACAAATTTTATGCTTATTTATAATATCATCAAT from Spiroplasma endosymbiont of Aspidapion aeneum includes these protein-coding regions:
- the plsX gene encoding phosphate acyltransferase PlsX, producing the protein MYKIGLDIMGSDNGPKVAIRAAIESIKKYRDLCLVLFGDIETITTELKKYKYNKNQIEIFGCTQVIEMTDGVLDIRRKKDSSMVRALETLEKKEISGMITAGSSASFVAGCHFILKEIKGVSRPGFMPIIPTIIKDKVTHLLDVGANLENTSKDLYTYAKIASIYAKTNYNIANPKVGLLNIGVESSKGPEFLREAYKLIKEDKNINFYGNIEGREITSGIVDVIVCDGYAGNIALKSFEGMGKNILREIKKGVKKNPWVMFTYILGFWMVFRRIKAKFNYKNYAGAIMLGVNGIAFKSHGSSDVLSFVSTIRMTYEAVKNNVLSEIEKNLK
- a CDS encoding DAK2 domain-containing protein, whose translation is MKSNFLIVKNMLVSGVNNLYNYYPQIDKLNVFPVPDGDTGTNMNLTCTNGYNEIIDMKECTIKELLSKFARCLIMGARGNSGVIFSQIIKGISVGVSDVDTIGFNVDILKLIFKKATEFAYKAVMKPVEGTILTVIRETSEYVDTINSFEKENLTTVLQGICDAANKSLENTPNLLPMLKEVGVVDSGGFGLVKFIEGAIYYQKNRKIIAKLKKLDENTGNNLDIILDGDSEFGYCTEAIVMLEKAQLSLDINTIRNTLQAYENTSIVAVIDDDILKIHTHAPLPGQVLTYLQQFGEFYSIKVENMTLQSDKHVIGGNPHSKGKKATVPKKSVRKLENSIATIAVARSKEMADYFKNELNIDYTINGGDKMNPSTKDFLEAIEKVDAKVVYIFPNDSNIFLAVQQAKKEEKKSKIIIIESKSIVEGMSAYLNLDPSESPKNNITNLNKVMKNLTTFSIAKAAKDANMDGVQVKEGNYFSVVNKKINYSAPSIDIIFKKSLTKFITSKSEIITIFVGADAQHSDVVILRKLLDDNYDVEYEIVETQHSVYSFIIGIE
- a CDS encoding alpha/beta hydrolase, whose translation is MKKFRDIIKYKYNFFLVVKNIFILPKIYKRSKIGVKKWLDYCFNYQRIGVDKNNIDINSLDYFYNDWKNIKNIVSKPVFNRENIDEIIIKGELGNISAIIGLNENTTKWVIGLHGWTENKYLGLRLLNDFYKKGYNILSFDSFAHGLTYGNKTDIGYSTVKILDNIIKYIKDKFFASSIGLIGNSMGASTAILYIQNGLERKNINWVVADCGFADLLIQMRYKIQENEETNWPLISIGLCNKFKKETNTNIKKYSLIKKMKKISKVPILFIHPLGDTFINYEHSLWMYNCKIKYEKQIESKIWMPLGSEHVLAISTYQNQYFKKIEEFIDKF
- a CDS encoding PstS family phosphate ABC transporter substrate-binding protein encodes the protein MIGGSTSCNELMQAITNNYSKGEVIYSSLGSQAGINGYENKSISAGFVSKELTSEDFGGRTPKSIKRTSNVSDLVKNPKPNESISISFGKDALLIIYKAPKWWDSQLDNYLSFYTKSDSDTDWLSKIYKGDMSWEVLAHKIQQKHELKSINVPDTSTSFITYTRESGSGTRDAFSELTKANNLQKANVANSNNLMVQGVSANYGSIGYISYSFNNKITKKSGLHAAAINDVVLGNDQLGDRQHIYKIDNMKGLAIDIDFTNEDAIAGKKGVHYEFTRDFTILFGPNSKSINELLIFISWFINFDSIPFSPNAKKVYDEAGIVPICNIQIWD
- the rnc gene encoding ribonuclease III, whose protein sequence is MSLEKYKKILKNYGIEVTKENSKLFASAITHGSYAYEKDLDNYQRLEFLGDAVVDLVVSNLIYNEFTESTEGDLTNIRAKLVKTETLASISIRLELNTCVFLSVSEIRDNGALKEKLCADIYESTVGAIFIAFGYRKAEDFIKNTLIRYEYDKKTALNNAVSYKTILQEALGINSVKYVLEKDEILESNKHNFVIKVQINNVVYGVGEGPSKKVAEKNAAKEALQKLNLL
- a CDS encoding AAA family ATPase, which produces MIFIKRIEATGFKSFGNHTVINFENPLIGIVGPNGAGKSNINDAIRWAFGEQSNKSLRSDNNADIVFAGSKDQPALNYAEVTLVFDNSKKIFSNLDYDEVSVKRTYRKDSNESAYYINNQRVRLKDILDIALETGITKSSLAMISQGSVSNFVESKSDERRTFFDEAAGVSIYKKRKNEAIRELTKAKDNYARLNDIINEKEKILPKLEAQAKRAILFKNNFEKLKSMEVSKAIQEIDYFNEQIIPINKELTFVLKENNKVKKDIIDKRQLIKKIELLIRENQRKQLDSSKKITSIVQKMSESKIKLTTLNFSNMEKNSNNNEEKIIENSLRDYRENKLLLDTSNSTIINEEKLLKEAQEKLTTLKNLREKVISQLRYKDNLISEKKLSIDYLLNQKMSGSHLFEGVKVVMENKNNLPGIVGIVSDVFKINDDHKLAIEQLLRNAYQNIIVETSSNAKSAIDFLVSNKAGHATFLPLNTLKSNYIADKDRFVIQSAKGFVGFANELITTDKKYKIVADNLLANGIVMKDFASADELSKIYNKFHIVTLTGEHILPYGAINGGSKKRRRFDNIIDHSNEIEKIKKEIEKTSNEITELEESNTKLLKGISKVESSMTSFNSTIAHWNANKSNYLKNMEAASSSFYAIKQIDIRDFISGKTSLDTPDEKNTLSITLANLEADKEALEQKYNIYSNLVKSNELEKISQEEELNMYYQNNSVLNEKTISLNEKMKSYKRAVENNSELLMRNYQMTIESAQEYISEIKGHIEYDEFFVSQMRSSIFKLGGIDYEAIELYEKEKKDYDFILKELNDVSDSIKKIEEAITSLDGEMTYQFEKTIKDINNVLPTVFSSFFGGGTASIVFTDENDIIGTGIDIIVKPPGKNIQNLNLLSGGEKSLVALATLFSILKVRPIPLVILDEVEAPLDILNVERFAKYIKTFNEYTQFIVVTHRQGTMENCDSLFGATMEVPGVTNIVKINLVEARKHSVKEEI